In one Mucilaginibacter sp. PAMB04168 genomic region, the following are encoded:
- the asnS gene encoding asparagine--tRNA ligase translates to MSDRIKIKALLQTTPAEQEVNVKGWVRTFRNNQFIALNDGSTNSNIQIVVDFQNTDEALLKRITTGAALSVTGKLVASLGKGQAVDVKATHIEILGDSDPEKYPLQPKKHSLEFLREIAHLRFRTNTFGAIFRVRNSLAFAVHRFFQEKGFVYLHTPVITASDAEGAGEAFKVTNLDLANPPRTETGEIDFKQDFFGRATNLTVSGQLEGELGAMALSDIYTFGPTFRAENSNTTRHLAEFWMIEPEMAFYDLADNMDLAEGLLKYVINYALEHNREDIEFLTQRLQEEEKTKPQQERSEMTLLEKLQFCLDNEFERLTYTQAIDILKDSTPNKKKKFQYLIEGWGADLQSEHERYLVEKHFKKPVILTDYPKEIKSFYMRQNDDGKTVAAMDILFPGIGEIVGGSQREERLDKLEQRMDEIGIPKDELWWYLDTRRFGGCPHAGFGLGFERLVLFVTGMGNIRDVIPFPRFPKNAEF, encoded by the coding sequence ATGAGTGATCGAATTAAAATTAAAGCACTGTTGCAAACTACACCTGCCGAACAGGAAGTAAACGTTAAAGGATGGGTACGCACCTTCCGTAATAATCAGTTTATTGCTTTAAATGATGGCTCAACCAATAGTAACATTCAAATTGTTGTTGATTTTCAAAATACGGACGAGGCTTTACTTAAGCGCATTACCACCGGTGCCGCGCTGAGTGTAACGGGTAAACTGGTTGCCAGTTTAGGCAAAGGGCAGGCGGTTGATGTTAAAGCTACCCACATTGAGATTTTGGGCGATAGCGACCCCGAAAAATACCCCTTGCAGCCCAAAAAACACAGCCTGGAATTTTTGCGCGAGATTGCACACCTGCGTTTTCGTACCAATACATTTGGCGCCATCTTCAGAGTGCGTAACAGCCTGGCTTTTGCGGTGCATCGGTTTTTTCAGGAGAAAGGCTTTGTGTACCTGCATACGCCGGTAATTACGGCTTCGGATGCAGAGGGTGCCGGCGAGGCTTTTAAGGTAACCAACCTTGATCTGGCCAATCCGCCAAGAACCGAGACGGGTGAGATAGATTTTAAACAAGACTTTTTTGGCCGTGCTACTAATCTTACCGTATCTGGTCAGTTAGAAGGTGAATTAGGCGCTATGGCCCTGAGCGATATCTATACTTTCGGTCCAACTTTCCGTGCCGAAAACTCCAACACAACCCGTCACCTGGCCGAGTTTTGGATGATTGAGCCCGAAATGGCTTTTTATGACCTGGCCGACAATATGGACCTGGCCGAAGGCTTGTTAAAATACGTGATAAACTATGCCTTAGAGCATAACCGCGAGGATATTGAGTTTTTAACCCAGCGCCTGCAGGAAGAAGAGAAAACCAAACCACAACAGGAACGTTCGGAAATGACCTTGCTGGAGAAACTACAGTTTTGTTTAGATAATGAGTTTGAGCGTTTAACCTATACGCAGGCTATAGATATTTTAAAAGATTCGACGCCGAATAAAAAGAAAAAGTTCCAGTACCTAATTGAGGGTTGGGGTGCCGATTTGCAATCAGAGCATGAGCGTTACCTGGTAGAGAAACACTTTAAGAAACCGGTTATTTTAACCGATTACCCTAAGGAGATCAAGTCCTTTTACATGCGCCAAAACGATGACGGCAAAACAGTTGCCGCTATGGACATTCTGTTCCCTGGCATAGGCGAAATTGTTGGCGGTTCGCAGCGTGAAGAACGTTTGGACAAGCTGGAGCAGCGTATGGACGAGATTGGCATCCCTAAGGATGAGCTTTGGTGGTACCTGGATACCCGCCGTTTTGGTGGCTGCCCGCACGCCGGCTTTGGCTTAGGCTTTGAGCGCCTGGTACTGTTTGTAACGGGCATGGGTAATATCCGCGATGTGATTCCTTTTCCAAGGTTCCCAAAGAACGCCGAGTTTTAA
- a CDS encoding S41 family peptidase has protein sequence MKKLLLLLTAFVLAQSTVFAQQHLLWMQQPTLSPDGKWIAFEYKGNLFKVAASGGTAVPLTINSAYNGYPVWSHDSKTIAFASDRYGNFDVYVMPADGGQATRLTFASERDIPMDFSVDNQKVYFGTDRHDIYTSVRFPGNAYFAKMYAVPVKGGRSIMINSAGTEYVHFNKTGDKFIYQDRKGYEDPWRKHHTSAVTRDIWVYDVTKKSYTKVSTYVGEDREPVWGNGDAFYYLSERNGNQNLYRASLSDYNNPTQLTTFTKDPVRNLSRSDDGLLAFTQNGELFTMKDGQQPVKVNIGLSADFNGDQVQNMPVRGDATEITVSPNGKEVAFVYRGEIFVASADGNITKRITNTPYQERMVKFSPDGRTLLYSVENTTSWDIYKTSLANRNEPYFFASTTLATEPVINSSKEEFQGVYSPDGKKIAYLEERNTVKVYDVATKKSVTVIPAGINFSYSDGDQFFSWSPDSRYLAAESSEGAYGRSEIALIKADGTGDRINLTESGFNDGHPQWGLNGKMIYWLSDKQGRKNFSRGAQDDVYAMFFDQAAWDRFQLSKEDLDIRKQEEKRDSLNRSSATTKSTPANAKTPAGIAPYAYTPNLKNLSDRTVRLTLTSTDISDVIMSKDGEKVFYLARFDKGFDLWVSMPRTKESKVLASLNAQGGSLELTPDGKSLFVLAGGNVMKVNVDDGKITPVKINSTMDLDAAGERAYVFDHAWKQVTKKFFDPKLQGVDWDYYHTTYAKFLPHINNNYDFQILLSEFLGELNGSHTGGRYSPVFPNADETGALGLLYDQTKGGNGLVVADIITGGPFDVARTKMKKGFVIDKIDGETITDDADWTKLLNHKADKYTLISFHDPKTNTRYEENVKPVRPSFERSVLLYNRWIRQMEHLTDSLSNGQVGYVHVQGMNDPSYRVTVDKVLGRNYNKKALIVDTRFNGGGWLHDELVTFLGGKLYFQLRPQGTPTEGGESLSKWNKPSCVLMSEGNYSDAFMFPYAYKALKLGKLVGMPVAGTGTAVWWERQIDGTLVFGIPMVSSWGPGENHPTENHQLEPDIRVPADYSKILNGQDQQLEAAVKEMLQTVKGQ, from the coding sequence ATGAAAAAACTCCTACTCCTGCTTACGGCATTTGTTTTAGCCCAAAGTACGGTGTTTGCGCAGCAACACTTACTCTGGATGCAGCAGCCTACCCTATCTCCAGATGGTAAGTGGATTGCTTTTGAATACAAAGGTAACCTATTTAAAGTAGCCGCAAGCGGCGGCACTGCTGTTCCCTTAACGATCAACAGCGCCTATAACGGCTACCCTGTTTGGAGCCATGATAGTAAAACTATTGCCTTTGCCTCCGACCGTTATGGCAATTTTGACGTGTATGTAATGCCTGCCGATGGCGGCCAGGCTACCCGCCTTACCTTTGCTTCTGAAAGGGATATTCCAATGGACTTTTCGGTAGATAATCAGAAGGTATATTTTGGCACCGACCGTCATGATATTTACACTTCGGTACGCTTTCCGGGCAATGCTTATTTTGCAAAGATGTACGCTGTGCCGGTTAAAGGCGGACGCAGTATTATGATTAACTCGGCAGGTACAGAGTATGTACATTTTAACAAAACAGGCGATAAATTTATTTACCAGGACCGCAAAGGGTATGAAGACCCCTGGCGCAAACACCATACCTCAGCCGTTACACGCGACATCTGGGTGTATGATGTAACCAAAAAATCATATACCAAGGTATCAACCTACGTAGGCGAAGACCGCGAACCGGTTTGGGGCAACGGCGATGCCTTTTATTATCTGAGTGAACGCAATGGCAACCAAAACTTGTACCGCGCCTCATTAAGCGATTATAACAACCCTACACAGCTTACCACCTTTACCAAAGACCCGGTACGTAACCTTTCCCGCTCTGATGACGGCCTGTTGGCATTCACCCAAAACGGCGAACTGTTTACCATGAAAGACGGCCAGCAACCGGTGAAAGTAAACATTGGCCTCAGCGCTGATTTTAACGGCGACCAGGTACAAAACATGCCTGTACGCGGCGATGCTACCGAAATTACCGTATCACCGAACGGCAAGGAAGTAGCCTTTGTTTACCGTGGCGAAATATTTGTAGCCTCGGCAGATGGGAACATTACCAAGCGCATTACCAACACCCCTTATCAGGAGCGTATGGTAAAATTTAGCCCGGATGGCCGCACTTTGCTGTATTCGGTTGAAAATACCACATCATGGGACATTTATAAAACCAGCTTAGCCAACCGCAATGAGCCTTACTTTTTTGCATCAACCACGTTGGCAACCGAACCGGTTATTAATTCCTCCAAAGAAGAATTTCAGGGCGTTTACTCGCCGGATGGCAAAAAGATAGCCTACCTGGAAGAACGCAACACCGTTAAAGTGTATGACGTGGCTACCAAAAAGTCGGTCACTGTAATTCCTGCAGGCATTAATTTTTCTTACTCTGATGGCGACCAGTTCTTTTCATGGTCGCCCGATAGCCGTTACCTGGCTGCCGAATCAAGCGAGGGTGCTTATGGCCGTAGCGAAATAGCCTTAATAAAAGCCGATGGCACCGGCGACCGCATCAACTTAACCGAAAGCGGCTTCAATGATGGCCATCCGCAATGGGGACTGAACGGTAAGATGATCTACTGGCTATCCGATAAGCAGGGCCGTAAAAACTTCTCGCGCGGTGCGCAAGATGACGTTTATGCCATGTTTTTTGATCAGGCTGCCTGGGATAGGTTCCAGCTAAGCAAGGAGGACTTGGATATTCGCAAACAGGAAGAAAAGAGAGATTCGCTAAACAGATCATCGGCCACTACCAAATCAACACCTGCTAATGCCAAAACTCCGGCAGGCATAGCTCCTTATGCATATACGCCCAACCTTAAAAATCTGAGCGACCGCACCGTACGCTTAACTTTAACGTCTACCGATATTTCGGACGTTATTATGTCTAAAGACGGCGAAAAGGTCTTTTACCTGGCCCGTTTTGATAAAGGCTTTGACCTATGGGTGAGCATGCCACGTACCAAGGAAAGTAAAGTACTGGCTTCGCTTAATGCACAAGGCGGTTCGTTGGAGCTAACGCCCGATGGTAAAAGCCTGTTTGTGCTGGCTGGTGGTAATGTAATGAAAGTAAACGTTGATGACGGCAAAATAACGCCTGTAAAAATCAACAGCACTATGGATCTGGATGCTGCCGGTGAACGTGCTTATGTGTTTGACCATGCCTGGAAACAAGTAACCAAAAAGTTCTTCGATCCTAAACTGCAGGGCGTGGATTGGGATTACTATCATACCACCTATGCTAAGTTCCTACCGCACATCAACAATAACTATGATTTTCAGATACTGTTAAGCGAGTTTTTGGGCGAGCTGAATGGCTCACATACTGGCGGCCGCTATTCGCCAGTGTTCCCTAACGCTGATGAAACCGGCGCACTGGGCTTGCTGTACGATCAAACCAAAGGCGGCAACGGCTTGGTAGTGGCCGATATAATAACCGGCGGTCCGTTTGATGTGGCCCGTACCAAGATGAAAAAAGGCTTTGTGATTGATAAAATTGATGGCGAAACTATTACCGATGATGCAGATTGGACAAAGCTATTGAACCACAAGGCCGATAAGTATACGCTAATTAGCTTCCATGATCCTAAAACCAATACTCGCTACGAAGAGAATGTAAAACCGGTACGCCCTAGTTTTGAAAGAAGCGTTCTACTGTACAACCGCTGGATCAGGCAGATGGAACACCTGACTGACAGCCTATCGAACGGACAGGTTGGCTATGTGCATGTACAGGGAATGAATGACCCCAGCTACCGCGTAACAGTTGACAAGGTACTTGGCCGCAACTATAACAAAAAAGCACTGATTGTAGATACCCGCTTTAACGGCGGTGGCTGGCTGCACGATGAATTGGTTACCTTTTTAGGCGGCAAGCTATACTTCCAGCTGCGGCCACAGGGCACACCAACCGAGGGAGGAGAATCATTAAGCAAATGGAACAAACCCAGTTGCGTGCTCATGAGCGAGGGTAATTACTCTGACGCATTTATGTTCCCATACGCTTATAAAGCTTTAAAATTAGGCAAGCTGGTAGGTATGCCGGTTGCCGGCACAGGTACCGCTGTTTGGTGGGAACGCCAGATAGACGGCACCCTGGTGTTCGGGATCCCGATGGTGTCTTCATGGGGACCAGGTGAGAACCACCCGACAGAAAACCATCAGCTGGAGCCAGATATTCGCGTTCCGGCCGACTACAGCAAGATTTTGAACGGGCAAGACCAACAACTGGAAGCAGCCGTTAAGGAGATGCTGCAAACGGTAAAAGGTCAGTAA
- the purD gene encoding phosphoribosylamine--glycine ligase, producing MNILLIGSGGRESAFAWKLSQSPKCEQLFIAPGNAGTGQYGTNVDIKVTDFEGIKAFVLSNGINLVIVGPEEPLVKGIHDFFLNDEQLKNVPVIGPQREAAQLEGSKDFSKQFMQRHNIPTAASRTFTRDTLQDGLSYLATQGLPVVLKADGLAAGKGVLICLTLQEAQQELVEMLTEAKFGEASSKVVVEQFLQGIELSVFVLTDGNSYKILPEAKDYKRIGEGDSGLNTGGMGSVSPVPFADEIFMRKVEERVVVPTVEGLKQDGIPYKGFIFIGLMNCEGEPWVIEYNCRMGDPETESVLPRIESDLIDLLMGVAEGNLIEKQFTISPKIAATVVCVAGGYPGEYLKDKVISGLDNVRGSIAFHAGTGMQGDDVITTGGRVLAITSLQDDLFTALQQATLDASRIYYDGKYFRKDIGFDLL from the coding sequence ATGAACATTCTACTCATCGGTTCGGGCGGCCGCGAAAGTGCATTTGCCTGGAAACTAAGCCAAAGCCCTAAATGCGAACAGCTTTTTATTGCACCCGGTAATGCAGGCACCGGCCAGTATGGTACCAACGTTGATATTAAAGTAACCGATTTTGAAGGTATTAAGGCCTTTGTACTTAGCAACGGCATTAACCTGGTTATAGTAGGACCCGAAGAACCGCTGGTAAAAGGTATACACGATTTCTTTTTAAATGATGAGCAACTGAAAAACGTTCCGGTTATTGGGCCGCAGCGTGAAGCGGCTCAGCTTGAAGGCAGTAAGGATTTTTCGAAGCAGTTTATGCAGCGGCACAACATCCCAACGGCGGCATCGCGCACGTTTACCCGCGATACCTTGCAGGATGGTTTAAGCTATCTGGCTACCCAGGGTTTGCCGGTGGTTTTAAAGGCCGACGGCCTGGCGGCAGGCAAAGGCGTTTTAATATGCCTTACCCTGCAGGAAGCCCAGCAGGAATTGGTAGAAATGCTTACCGAAGCCAAGTTTGGCGAAGCCAGTTCTAAAGTAGTAGTAGAACAGTTTTTACAAGGCATAGAACTATCGGTTTTTGTACTGACCGATGGTAACAGCTATAAGATTTTACCCGAGGCTAAAGATTATAAACGTATTGGCGAAGGCGATAGCGGCTTGAATACAGGTGGTATGGGTTCAGTATCGCCGGTTCCGTTTGCCGATGAAATTTTTATGCGGAAAGTAGAAGAGCGTGTGGTGGTACCCACCGTTGAAGGTTTAAAGCAGGATGGCATTCCTTACAAAGGGTTTATATTTATTGGGCTGATGAATTGTGAGGGTGAGCCATGGGTAATTGAATATAACTGCCGCATGGGCGACCCCGAAACCGAGAGCGTGTTGCCACGTATAGAGTCTGACCTGATAGATTTATTAATGGGCGTGGCCGAAGGCAATCTGATTGAAAAACAATTTACCATATCACCCAAAATAGCGGCTACAGTAGTTTGTGTAGCAGGCGGCTACCCGGGCGAGTATTTGAAAGATAAAGTAATAAGCGGATTGGATAATGTGCGCGGCTCCATCGCTTTTCATGCCGGTACTGGTATGCAGGGCGATGATGTGATAACTACCGGCGGCCGTGTGCTGGCCATTACTTCATTGCAGGATGATCTTTTTACCGCCCTGCAACAAGCCACACTGGATGCAAGCCGTATTTATTATGACGGTAAGTATTTCAGGAAAGATATTGGATTTGATTTGTTGTAA
- the secA gene encoding preprotein translocase subunit SecA, with protein sequence MLGFISKLFGSKSERDVKSIQPLVEKIKGEFAKLDNLSNDELRAKTTDFKARIAEGLAAIDEQIQAIKSEIESADTNLDVNAKVELYSRVDKLEKDRNKELEVILLDILPSAFAVVKETARRFANNPTIEVTATDFDRQLAAKKGNVVIKGDKATHSNTWIAAGNEVTWNMVHYDVQLIGGIVLHSGKIAEMATGEGKTLVATLPAYLNALAGQGVHIVTVNDYLARRDSEWMGPLYEFHGLSVDCIDKHEPNSESRRNAYLADITFGTNNEFGFDYLRDNMTRTPEELVQRKLHFAMVDEVDSVLVDDARTPLIISGPIPRGDEHEFYMLKPRIERLVNAQKTYINTALNEAKKQINDGKTGSDEGGLALLRAHRGLPKSKALIKFLSEGANRTVLQKTENYYMQDQGKEMPKVDTELFFVIDEKNNSVELTEKGIELITASGEDPKFFVMPDVGTEIAKIEKSDLSPEEKLAQKDELMRDFSIKSERIHSINQLLKAYTLFEKDTEYILDEGKVKIVDEQTGRVLDGRRYSDGLHQAIEAKENVKVEDATQTFATITLQNYFRMYHKLCGMTGTAVTEAGELWEIYKLDVVEIPTNVVAQRDDRQDLVYRTMREKYNAVAEEIVKLTQAGRPVLVGTTSVEISELLSRMLKLRGIKHNVLNAKMHQKEADIVAEAGQAGTVTIATNMAGRGTDIKLGKGVKEAGGLAIVGTERHESRRVDRQLRGRAGRQGDPGSSQFFVSLEDNLMRLFGSERISNLMVRMGIEEGEVIQHSMITKSIERAQKKVEENNFGIRKRLLEYDDVMNSQRTVVYAKRKNALFGERLDVDISNTIFDVVEDVVTEYKEANNYEGFRMEMIRLFSVDPEISQEEFTAANLNNLVEGTFNVVTDFYKRKTEGIAEQAYPVLKDVYETRGEYVENIVVPFTDGVHGIQVAVPLKKAVDNHGLEVFKSFEKNVTLYLIDDAWKEHLREMDELKQSVQNAVYEQKDPLLVYKFEAFQLFRQMLANVNKELVSFLFRGGIPVQQAPEEVHEARPIPRTDMRQMRMSKPELVHETNGVPDEEIQEKQTPVRAEQKIGRNDPCPCGSGKKFKNCHGA encoded by the coding sequence ATGTTAGGATTTATTAGTAAGCTTTTTGGAAGTAAATCGGAAAGGGATGTAAAAAGCATACAGCCCCTGGTTGAAAAAATAAAAGGCGAATTTGCAAAGCTCGACAACCTCAGCAATGATGAGTTAAGGGCTAAAACAACAGATTTTAAAGCGAGAATTGCCGAAGGCCTTGCTGCCATTGATGAGCAAATACAAGCCATTAAAAGCGAAATTGAATCGGCTGATACCAACCTGGACGTGAACGCCAAAGTGGAGCTTTACAGCCGTGTTGACAAGCTTGAAAAAGACCGCAACAAAGAGCTGGAAGTTATCCTGTTAGATATATTACCTTCGGCTTTTGCCGTAGTAAAAGAAACGGCCCGCCGTTTTGCCAACAACCCTACTATTGAAGTTACCGCTACCGATTTCGACCGCCAGCTGGCTGCTAAAAAAGGCAACGTTGTAATTAAAGGCGATAAAGCCACCCACAGCAATACCTGGATAGCTGCAGGAAACGAAGTTACCTGGAACATGGTACACTATGATGTGCAGCTGATTGGCGGTATTGTACTCCATAGCGGTAAAATTGCCGAGATGGCAACCGGTGAGGGTAAAACCCTGGTAGCTACACTGCCTGCGTATTTAAATGCACTGGCCGGCCAAGGCGTACACATTGTAACTGTGAACGATTACCTGGCTCGTCGTGACTCGGAGTGGATGGGACCGCTGTACGAATTCCATGGTTTATCGGTTGATTGTATTGACAAGCATGAGCCTAATTCGGAATCACGCCGTAATGCTTACCTGGCCGATATCACCTTTGGTACCAACAACGAGTTTGGTTTTGATTACCTGCGTGACAATATGACACGCACTCCAGAAGAGCTGGTACAACGCAAACTTCACTTTGCTATGGTGGATGAGGTTGACTCTGTTTTGGTGGATGACGCCCGTACACCTTTAATTATTTCGGGCCCTATACCACGCGGTGATGAGCATGAATTTTACATGCTTAAACCTCGCATTGAGCGCTTGGTAAATGCACAAAAAACTTATATAAACACTGCTTTAAACGAAGCAAAAAAACAAATAAACGACGGCAAAACCGGTAGCGATGAAGGTGGCTTGGCCCTATTGCGTGCTCACCGTGGTTTGCCTAAGAGCAAAGCGCTGATCAAATTTTTAAGTGAAGGCGCTAACCGTACCGTTTTGCAAAAGACAGAGAATTATTACATGCAAGACCAAGGCAAGGAAATGCCTAAGGTTGATACGGAATTATTCTTTGTAATCGATGAAAAAAACAACTCGGTTGAACTTACTGAAAAAGGTATTGAGCTGATCACTGCATCCGGCGAAGATCCTAAATTCTTTGTAATGCCTGATGTTGGTACCGAGATTGCAAAAATTGAGAAGTCTGATCTTTCGCCAGAGGAAAAATTGGCGCAGAAAGATGAGCTGATGCGTGATTTCTCTATTAAATCTGAGCGTATCCACTCTATCAACCAGTTACTAAAAGCCTATACCCTTTTCGAAAAGGATACTGAATACATTTTGGATGAAGGCAAGGTAAAGATTGTGGATGAGCAAACCGGTCGTGTACTGGATGGCCGCCGCTATTCTGACGGTTTGCACCAGGCTATTGAGGCTAAAGAGAATGTAAAGGTTGAGGACGCTACGCAAACCTTTGCAACCATTACCCTGCAAAATTACTTTAGGATGTACCACAAGCTTTGCGGTATGACCGGTACTGCTGTAACTGAAGCAGGCGAGCTATGGGAAATTTACAAGCTGGATGTAGTAGAAATCCCAACTAACGTAGTTGCCCAGCGCGATGACCGCCAGGATTTGGTATACCGCACCATGCGCGAAAAATATAACGCCGTGGCCGAAGAGATCGTAAAGCTTACCCAGGCAGGTCGCCCGGTGTTGGTAGGTACCACTTCGGTAGAAATATCAGAACTATTGAGCCGTATGCTTAAGCTGCGCGGTATCAAGCATAACGTACTGAACGCCAAAATGCACCAAAAGGAGGCCGATATTGTGGCCGAAGCGGGTCAGGCTGGTACTGTAACCATAGCTACCAACATGGCTGGCCGTGGTACGGATATTAAGTTAGGCAAAGGCGTAAAAGAAGCCGGCGGTTTAGCTATTGTAGGTACCGAACGTCATGAGTCGCGCCGTGTTGACCGCCAGCTGCGCGGTCGTGCCGGTCGTCAGGGCGATCCGGGTTCTTCACAGTTCTTTGTATCGTTAGAGGATAACCTGATGCGTTTATTCGGCTCAGAGCGTATCTCTAACCTGATGGTACGCATGGGCATTGAAGAAGGCGAGGTTATTCAGCACTCTATGATTACCAAATCGATAGAGCGTGCGCAGAAAAAAGTGGAAGAAAACAACTTTGGTATCCGCAAGCGCTTGCTGGAGTATGATGACGTGATGAACTCACAGCGTACCGTAGTTTACGCTAAACGTAAAAACGCCTTATTTGGCGAGCGTTTGGATGTAGACATCAGCAACACCATTTTTGATGTGGTTGAGGATGTAGTTACCGAATACAAAGAGGCTAACAACTACGAAGGCTTCCGTATGGAAATGATCCGCTTGTTCTCGGTTGATCCGGAGATAAGCCAGGAAGAATTTACCGCGGCTAACCTGAATAACCTGGTTGAAGGCACCTTTAATGTAGTAACCGATTTTTATAAACGCAAAACCGAAGGTATTGCCGAGCAGGCTTACCCGGTACTGAAAGACGTTTATGAAACCCGCGGCGAGTATGTGGAAAACATTGTAGTACCATTTACCGATGGTGTACATGGCATACAAGTAGCTGTTCCGTTGAAAAAAGCGGTTGACAATCACGGTCTGGAGGTGTTCAAATCTTTTGAAAAGAACGTAACCCTGTACTTGATTGACGATGCCTGGAAAGAACACCTGCGCGAGATGGACGAATTAAAGCAATCGGTACAAAATGCCGTTTACGAGCAAAAGGACCCATTACTGGTGTACAAGTTCGAAGCTTTCCAATTGTTCCGTCAAATGCTGGCCAATGTAAACAAGGAGCTGGTTAGCTTCCTGTTCAGAGGCGGTATTCCGGTACAGCAGGCTCCTGAAGAAGTGCACGAGGCCCGCCCTATTCCGCGTACCGATATGCGTCAGATGCGGATGAGCAAGCCCGAACTTGTACACGAAACCAACGGCGTGCCCGATGAAGAGATACAGGAAAAACAAACACCTGTACGTGCTGAGCAAAAAATAGGTCGTAATGATCCTTGCCCGTGTGGTAGCGGCAAAAAGTTCAAAAACTGCCACGGCGCATAG
- a CDS encoding SPOR domain-containing protein yields MDRGKLFLKRYLKLNPSVCLITFICLALYLPAQAQTQQRGKLEIIKDPRIDSLIAHRYSKNKGTGKAIRSGISAYGYRVQFFSGPNRKAAFNAQNKFQQLHPELRTYINYKEPNFKVKGGDFRSRLEASKLVQELKGVFSPLYILSEKINLPKLDPNTTPQ; encoded by the coding sequence ATGGATAGAGGGAAATTATTTCTTAAACGTTATCTGAAGCTTAACCCCAGCGTATGCTTAATAACTTTTATTTGCCTTGCGTTATACTTGCCTGCCCAGGCTCAAACCCAGCAGCGCGGCAAGCTGGAGATAATAAAAGATCCGCGCATTGACTCTTTAATTGCGCACCGGTACAGTAAAAACAAAGGCACCGGCAAAGCTATCCGGAGCGGTATTTCAGCTTACGGCTACCGGGTACAGTTCTTTAGCGGGCCAAATCGCAAAGCCGCCTTTAACGCACAAAACAAATTTCAGCAGCTGCACCCCGAGTTGCGCACGTATATTAATTATAAAGAGCCTAATTTTAAGGTAAAAGGCGGCGACTTCCGTTCCAGGCTGGAGGCATCTAAACTGGTGCAGGAGTTAAAGGGAGTGTTTAGCCCGCTTTACATTTTATCAGAAAAAATAAATTTGCCCAAATTAGATCCAAACACCACCCCGCAATGA
- a CDS encoding M20 family metallopeptidase produces MMKEQIQELSQKIFKDVVANRRHLHANPELSFHEVATSAYVASKLDELNIPYVRMADNGIVGLLKGNKPSDQVVALRADMDALPITEANDVPYKSQNTGVMHACGHDVHTSSLLGTATILTSLKDQFGGTVKLIFQPAEEKLPGGANLMIQEGVLENPKPQAVLGQHVMPLIDAGKVGFRAGKYMASTDEIYVTVKGKGGHGAQPQQNIDPVIITAHILTALQQVVSRFADPKSPSVLSFGKVIANGATNIIPNEVYLEGTFRTMDEKWRSEAHIRMKKMAEGIAESMGGSCEFNIMRGYPFLINEEKLTASVRGHAEDYLGKENVLDLDIWMAAEDFAYYSQVADSCFYRLGTRNESRGITSAVHTPTFDVEESALTVSTGLMAYMALKQLGN; encoded by the coding sequence ATGATGAAGGAACAAATACAGGAACTCTCGCAAAAGATATTTAAGGATGTAGTAGCCAACCGCAGGCACCTGCACGCCAATCCCGAGCTTTCATTCCATGAAGTGGCAACATCAGCTTACGTGGCATCAAAGCTTGATGAGCTGAACATTCCGTATGTACGCATGGCAGATAATGGCATTGTAGGGCTACTGAAAGGGAACAAGCCGTCGGACCAGGTAGTAGCCCTGCGTGCAGATATGGATGCGCTCCCTATTACAGAAGCTAATGACGTGCCTTACAAATCGCAAAACACCGGTGTAATGCATGCCTGCGGCCATGATGTGCACACTTCATCATTGTTGGGTACGGCCACTATATTAACCAGCCTAAAAGACCAGTTTGGCGGTACTGTAAAACTTATTTTCCAGCCAGCTGAAGAGAAGCTGCCTGGCGGAGCCAACCTGATGATACAGGAGGGCGTATTGGAAAACCCTAAACCGCAAGCCGTACTAGGACAGCATGTAATGCCCCTTATTGATGCGGGCAAGGTAGGTTTCAGGGCGGGTAAGTACATGGCCAGTACCGATGAGATTTACGTTACCGTAAAGGGCAAAGGCGGCCACGGTGCACAGCCACAGCAAAATATTGACCCGGTAATTATTACTGCCCATATCCTTACCGCACTACAACAAGTAGTTAGCCGGTTTGCCGATCCTAAAAGCCCATCGGTATTATCGTTTGGTAAAGTGATTGCCAATGGCGCTACTAACATTATCCCTAACGAGGTTTACCTGGAGGGCACCTTCCGTACCATGGATGAAAAGTGGCGCAGTGAAGCTCATATCCGCATGAAAAAAATGGCCGAAGGCATTGCTGAAAGCATGGGCGGCAGCTGCGAGTTCAACATCATGCGAGGTTACCCTTTCCTGATTAATGAAGAAAAGCTTACGGCATCGGTACGTGGCCATGCCGAAGATTATTTAGGTAAAGAAAATGTGCTGGACCTGGATATATGGATGGCTGCCGAAGATTTTGCTTATTACTCACAAGTGGCCGATAGCTGCTTTTACCGGTTAGGCACCCGTAACGAAAGCCGCGGCATTACGTCGGCTGTACACACGCCGACTTTTGATGTGGAGGAAAGCGCACTAACAGTAAGTACCGGCCTGATGGCTTATATGGCATTAAAGCAGTTAGGAAATTAA